One endosymbiont of Galathealinum brachiosum genomic region harbors:
- a CDS encoding cysteine desulfurase, protein MPVYLDHNATTPLDSEVVEAMMPYMTGLYGNPSSVHRFGRLTRDALEQARMQVANLVGAQPKEVIFTSGGTEANNLAIRGVLANRSISRFAVSAIEHASLIAPSALMAEQGWQMDMIPVDTQGVISVTELQKQLGDTTQMVSIMAANNETGVLQDLSTLVDTVKTSINNVVFHSDACQIAGKMPLDFAALKLDLMSLSSHKLYGPQGSGALVVKSHVDLQPLIVGGGQEKNKRSGTENLLSIVGFGAAAELASKKIQQRKSHVSELQVQLIDRLKELQGIVVFSLEAPRLPNTVMFSVNGIDGEALLMLLERKGFAVSSGSACDSGSTEPSHVLLAMSVKPEIAKGAIRVSFGEQNTSDDVFQFIEALVDIKQQFN, encoded by the coding sequence ATGCCTGTATATCTGGATCATAATGCAACCACACCTCTTGATTCCGAGGTGGTAGAGGCAATGATGCCTTATATGACTGGTTTATATGGTAACCCGTCCAGTGTGCATCGTTTTGGTCGTTTAACCCGTGATGCATTAGAGCAGGCAAGAATGCAGGTTGCAAACCTTGTAGGCGCACAGCCAAAAGAGGTTATTTTTACTTCTGGCGGAACAGAAGCAAATAATCTGGCAATCAGGGGTGTATTAGCAAATCGATCTATATCCAGGTTTGCGGTAAGTGCAATTGAGCATGCGTCTCTAATAGCTCCATCTGCATTAATGGCAGAGCAGGGCTGGCAAATGGATATGATACCTGTCGATACACAGGGTGTTATATCCGTTACAGAATTACAGAAACAATTAGGTGATACCACCCAAATGGTATCAATAATGGCGGCAAATAATGAAACCGGTGTTTTACAGGATTTATCAACTTTAGTTGATACAGTAAAAACCTCGATAAATAATGTGGTTTTTCATAGCGATGCATGCCAGATTGCGGGTAAAATGCCGCTTGATTTTGCAGCACTCAAACTGGACTTAATGAGTTTGTCATCTCATAAGTTATATGGACCGCAAGGTTCAGGCGCTTTGGTTGTTAAAAGCCATGTTGATCTACAGCCTTTGATTGTGGGTGGTGGACAGGAAAAGAACAAAAGAAGTGGTACCGAAAACCTGTTATCGATTGTAGGGTTCGGCGCTGCAGCTGAGCTGGCATCAAAAAAGATTCAGCAACGAAAATCTCATGTGTCTGAGCTTCAGGTGCAATTAATAGATCGATTAAAAGAACTACAGGGAATTGTCGTTTTTTCACTGGAAGCACCGCGTTTACCTAACACGGTTATGTTTTCAGTGAATGGCATTGATGGTGAAGCGCTATTAATGCTGTTAGAAAGAAAAGGCTTTGCAGTTTCGAGTGGTTCGGCCTGCGATAGTGGAAGCACTGAGCCCAGTCATGTTTTACTGGCAATGTCGGTAAAACCTGAAATAGCCAAAGGCGCAATACGCGTGAGTTTTGGTGAACAGAATACAAGTGACGATGTGTTTCAGTTTATTGAAGCACTTGTAGATATTAAACA
- a CDS encoding Fe-S cluster assembly transcriptional regulator IscR encodes MRLTTKGRYAVTAVLDLAFHQEQGPVSLADISQRQGISLSYLEQLFSRLRRNNVVSSTRGPGGGYSLARDEEDISMAQIIVAVDESYDATSCGGEGTCSNDSYQCLTHDLWMELSQEIHGFLNGITLAEMKSRNDVVDVVKRQEGQVTGTDGSPIGSIVVES; translated from the coding sequence ATGAGACTGACCACTAAAGGCCGCTATGCGGTTACCGCTGTATTAGACCTTGCTTTTCACCAGGAGCAGGGGCCTGTGTCTCTCGCTGACATCTCACAACGTCAGGGAATCTCTCTCTCCTATCTAGAACAGCTTTTTTCTCGCTTACGTCGTAATAATGTCGTGAGCAGTACTCGTGGCCCGGGTGGTGGGTATTCGCTTGCTCGTGATGAGGAAGATATCTCCATGGCACAAATTATCGTAGCCGTTGATGAGAGTTATGATGCAACCAGTTGTGGTGGAGAAGGAACCTGTAGTAACGATAGTTATCAATGCTTAACACATGACTTATGGATGGAACTTAGTCAGGAAATACATGGTTTTTTAAATGGTATTACTCTGGCTGAAATGAAGTCACGTAATGATGTTGTTGATGTAGTAAAACGTCAGGAAGGGCAGGTTACCGGAACTGATGGAAGTCCAATTGGTTCTATTGTAGTCGAATCCTAA
- the cysE gene encoding serine O-acetyltransferase, protein MSSFLKDLKEDVNSVFDRDPAARTFFEIITTYPGVHALIFHRFSHALYKSDLKWLARVLSNIVRWYTGIEIHPGAKIGRRFFIDHGTGIVIGETAEIGDDVTLYHGVTLGGTTWSKGKRHPTLENNVVIGAGAKVLGPITIKTGGRVGSNAVVTKDVPQGATVVGVPGRVIEKATLDKNDQRAKTAEKMGFDAYGVAQDAPDPVATAINCMLDHIHVMDEKMERMCKALKAMDAELDDIQIPKLGDLEIQTESSHHEVDLSEIDADQNTAKDTTENP, encoded by the coding sequence TTGTCTTCATTTCTAAAAGACCTTAAAGAAGATGTAAACAGCGTATTTGATCGTGATCCGGCCGCACGTACATTTTTTGAGATTATTACCACCTACCCAGGTGTTCATGCGCTCATTTTTCACCGTTTTTCACATGCCTTATATAAAAGCGACCTCAAGTGGCTAGCACGTGTTTTGTCTAATATTGTTCGCTGGTATACCGGTATTGAGATTCACCCGGGTGCAAAAATCGGCCGGCGTTTCTTTATCGATCATGGTACTGGCATCGTGATAGGTGAAACTGCTGAAATAGGCGATGACGTTACGCTTTATCATGGTGTTACTTTAGGTGGCACAACGTGGAGTAAGGGCAAGAGACATCCTACGCTTGAAAATAATGTTGTTATAGGTGCCGGGGCAAAAGTGCTTGGGCCTATTACTATCAAAACAGGTGGCCGCGTAGGTTCTAATGCCGTGGTGACTAAAGATGTACCTCAGGGGGCAACGGTAGTGGGCGTGCCTGGGCGAGTCATTGAGAAAGCAACGCTTGATAAAAATGATCAGAGAGCAAAGACGGCTGAGAAAATGGGCTTTGATGCTTATGGTGTTGCGCAGGATGCACCTGATCCGGTGGCGACCGCTATCAATTGCATGTTAGATCATATTCATGTGATGGATGAAAAAATGGAGCGTATGTGCAAGGCGCTTAAAGCAATGGATGCTGAACTGGATGATATTCAAATTCCAAAACTGGGTGATCTTGAGATTCAAACTGAGTCCAGCCACCATGAAGTAGATTTATCGGAAATTGATGCAGATCAAAATACTGCAAAAGATACAACTGAAAACCCTTAA
- a CDS encoding pyridoxal phosphate-dependent aminotransferase, which translates to MKDDQIASRMQGISPFYVMDLLAQAKKLETQGHDVIHLEVGEPDFPTSQIINNAAIQAIESGYTKYTAATGLPELKSKISEYYRQRLNATVKPDNIIITPGASGALQLALSVLINSGQNVLMADPGYPCNRHFVRLLDACAQTIPVDADTRYQLTHQLIETNWQDNTAAVLLASPSNPTGTLIGRDEMQKIINLVKKKKGFLLVDEIYQGLVYDQMDFSAAELSSDVFVINSFSKFFTMTGWRLGWLVVPDAFIEPVDRLAQNLFLSPPTVSQYAALSAFNEETLKCLDAQRDELNKRREFLLAGLISMGFKINVKPGGAFYIYADVSKFTHDSFKFCNDLLHQSHVAITPGIDFGEHQANRYVRFAYTQNIEKLQMALDRIGDFLSNYRHQN; encoded by the coding sequence ATGAAAGACGATCAAATTGCCAGTCGCATGCAGGGTATCAGTCCATTTTATGTTATGGATTTACTGGCTCAGGCAAAAAAACTTGAAACACAGGGGCATGATGTTATTCATCTTGAGGTAGGTGAGCCTGATTTCCCTACATCGCAGATTATAAATAATGCGGCTATTCAGGCAATTGAATCTGGTTATACAAAATATACTGCCGCCACTGGGCTTCCAGAGTTGAAGTCAAAAATCTCTGAATATTACCGACAGCGTTTAAACGCTACGGTAAAACCCGATAACATTATCATTACTCCCGGTGCATCAGGTGCATTGCAGCTTGCTTTATCTGTGCTGATAAATTCAGGTCAAAATGTGTTAATGGCTGATCCGGGTTATCCCTGCAATCGACATTTTGTACGTTTGTTAGATGCCTGTGCCCAGACTATTCCCGTTGATGCGGATACGCGTTATCAGTTAACACATCAGTTAATTGAAACTAACTGGCAGGATAATACGGCGGCTGTTCTTTTAGCTTCACCTTCAAATCCGACCGGGACTTTGATTGGTCGTGATGAGATGCAGAAAATAATTAATCTTGTTAAAAAGAAAAAAGGATTTTTACTGGTTGATGAAATTTATCAGGGGCTGGTGTATGACCAGATGGATTTTTCTGCTGCTGAATTGAGCTCAGATGTTTTTGTGATTAACAGCTTTTCAAAATTTTTCACAATGACGGGATGGCGACTAGGCTGGTTAGTTGTTCCAGATGCCTTTATTGAACCCGTAGATCGTCTTGCGCAAAACCTGTTTTTATCTCCTCCAACAGTTTCACAATATGCGGCTTTATCTGCATTTAATGAAGAAACTTTAAAGTGTCTAGATGCTCAGCGAGATGAATTAAATAAACGCCGAGAATTCTTACTGGCCGGTTTGATAAGCATGGGTTTTAAAATAAATGTTAAACCGGGTGGTGCATTTTATATTTATGCAGATGTTTCAAAATTTACGCATGACAGTTTTAAGTTTTGTAATGATTTATTACATCAGTCTCATGTTGCAATAACCCCCGGAATTGATTTTGGTGAGCATCAGGCAAACCGGTATGTACGTTTTGCTTATACTCAAAATATAGAAAAATTGCAGATGGCACTTGACCGCATTGGTGATTTTCTTTCAAACTATAGACATCAGAATTAA
- a CDS encoding peptidase M23 yields MKLLFKITLFFTLAISGTAFAFPQSNPVPGGIVLLPLDNNHIASTARFNKRKLAVVSDDKAKYLLIGLSLNTKPGKHYIEIRNNQGKTEKLGFDVKSKTYKAQYLTIKNKRKVNPYEKDMERILSEKKRKAKAKKIWTTDPTKADFTVPVDGRISSIFGLRRFFNEQARRPHSGLDIAAPQGTPIKAVESGTIIESGDFFFSGNMVYLDHGQGLISLYAHMHTITVKPGDKIEKGQIIGTVGETGRVTGPHLHLAIIANRTTVDPLQFLPQLSEKAAEYYKSE; encoded by the coding sequence ATGAAATTACTTTTTAAAATCACACTATTTTTTACGCTTGCCATATCCGGCACCGCTTTCGCTTTTCCACAATCAAACCCGGTACCCGGTGGCATTGTACTGTTACCACTGGATAATAACCATATTGCCAGTACAGCTAGATTCAATAAACGAAAATTAGCGGTCGTAAGTGATGATAAAGCAAAATACCTTTTAATTGGACTGTCTCTAAACACCAAACCAGGTAAACATTATATTGAAATTCGCAATAATCAGGGCAAAACTGAAAAGCTTGGCTTCGATGTTAAATCAAAAACTTATAAAGCTCAGTATTTAACGATCAAAAACAAACGTAAGGTCAATCCATATGAAAAAGATATGGAACGCATTTTGAGTGAGAAAAAACGTAAAGCAAAAGCAAAGAAAATATGGACGACTGATCCGACAAAAGCTGATTTCACCGTTCCGGTTGATGGTCGAATTTCAAGTATCTTTGGTTTAAGACGCTTTTTTAATGAACAGGCGCGACGCCCACACTCAGGTCTTGATATAGCTGCACCACAGGGTACCCCCATAAAAGCGGTAGAATCCGGCACCATTATTGAATCCGGTGATTTTTTCTTTAGTGGCAATATGGTTTATCTGGATCATGGCCAGGGTCTGATTAGCCTGTATGCTCACATGCATACCATTACAGTCAAACCGGGTGATAAGATTGAAAAAGGCCAAATCATTGGCACCGTTGGTGAAACCGGACGGGTCACAGGCCCTCATTTACACCTGGCGATCATTGCAAATCGAACAACAGTCGATCCATTACAATTTCTGCCACAACTCTCTGAAAAAGCGGCTGAATATTACAAATCGGAATAA
- a CDS encoding translation initiation factor IF-1, with protein MAKEEALQMDGTVLETLPNTMFRVELENGHVVTAHISGRMRKHYIRIMTGDKVTVEMTPYDLEKGRIVYREK; from the coding sequence ATGGCAAAAGAAGAAGCATTACAAATGGACGGCACGGTTTTAGAAACCCTGCCAAATACTATGTTCCGTGTAGAACTTGAAAATGGTCATGTTGTGACAGCCCATATTTCAGGCCGTATGCGTAAGCATTACATTCGCATAATGACAGGCGATAAGGTAACAGTCGAAATGACACCTTACGATCTTGAAAAAGGCCGTATCGTTTATCGCGAAAAGTAA
- the clpA gene encoding ATP-dependent Clp protease ATP-binding subunit ClpA, whose protein sequence is MLSKELEASLNVAFNEARNKRHEYITVEHLLLALLDNSSANSVLKACGADLLRLKGDLSQYLDENTPVFHEDQIGEVQPTLGFQRVLQRAVFHVQSSGKKEVTGANVLVAIYGEQESQAIYLLHQQDVNRLDIVNYVSHGISKISEEDDGPADIDSSVDDMGDTENQPLDKYAVNLNIKAMQNKIDPLIGRESEVERMVQILCRRRKNNPLLVGEAGVGKTALAEGLAKKVVDDEVPDILNGSTIYSLDLGALVAGTKYRGDFEKRLKGVLKQLSDDPGAILFIDEIHTIIGAGSASGGVMDASNLIKPMLASGELKCIGSTTYQEFRGIFEKDHALTRRFQKIDVDEPSISETVEILRGLKPHYEEHHNVKYSLNALKSAVELSSRYMMDRFLPDKAIDVIDEAGAHRNMNNKDGKSKNINVNDIENIIAKLARIPAKTVSSSDTTVLKNLKRNLKLVVFGQDEAIDNMSNAIKMSRSGLGNPDQPVGSFLFAGPTGVGKTEVTKQLAKVMGIEFIRFDMSEYMERHTVSRLIGAPPGYVGFDQGGLLTDSINKHPHSVLLLDEIEKAHPDVFNLLLQVMDHGTLTDTNGRKTDFRNVILIMTTNAGAQMISRRSMGFHEQDNATDGMEELKRMFTPEFRNRLDGIIQFKPLDERTISNVVDKFIIQLEHQLEQKKVSMHVDNKARNWLAKKGYDPKMGARPMARVIQEHLKRVLADELLFGKLAKGGDVKVSLNAESDDLQVEVQEKETVES, encoded by the coding sequence ATGTTGAGTAAGGAGCTAGAGGCTTCACTAAACGTCGCGTTTAATGAAGCACGCAATAAGCGGCATGAATATATTACGGTAGAGCATTTATTACTGGCTCTGCTGGATAACAGCAGTGCAAATTCTGTATTGAAAGCCTGTGGTGCCGATCTATTACGCCTAAAAGGCGATCTCTCCCAGTATCTGGATGAAAATACCCCCGTATTTCATGAAGATCAGATTGGTGAAGTTCAGCCAACTTTAGGTTTTCAGCGTGTACTTCAACGTGCGGTATTTCATGTTCAATCATCAGGTAAGAAAGAAGTTACCGGTGCTAATGTACTTGTTGCCATTTATGGTGAACAGGAATCACAGGCAATTTATCTATTACATCAGCAGGATGTAAATCGACTGGATATAGTTAATTATGTTTCCCATGGTATTTCAAAAATATCAGAAGAAGATGATGGTCCGGCAGATATAGACTCATCTGTTGATGATATGGGTGATACTGAAAATCAGCCATTAGACAAATATGCGGTTAATCTCAATATAAAAGCCATGCAGAACAAGATCGACCCATTAATCGGTCGTGAGAGTGAAGTTGAGCGCATGGTACAGATTTTATGTCGTCGTCGTAAAAATAATCCGTTACTAGTCGGTGAAGCCGGTGTGGGTAAAACCGCTCTGGCTGAAGGTCTGGCTAAAAAGGTGGTTGACGATGAAGTGCCAGATATTCTAAATGGTTCAACTATCTACTCCCTCGATCTGGGTGCACTGGTCGCAGGTACCAAATATCGGGGTGATTTTGAAAAGCGTCTGAAAGGGGTGTTAAAGCAGCTTTCAGATGATCCTGGTGCAATACTCTTTATTGATGAAATTCATACCATTATTGGTGCTGGTTCTGCATCCGGTGGTGTAATGGATGCCTCTAATCTGATTAAGCCGATGTTAGCATCAGGTGAACTTAAGTGTATCGGTTCTACGACCTATCAGGAGTTCAGAGGTATTTTTGAAAAAGATCATGCATTAACGCGACGTTTCCAGAAGATAGATGTAGATGAACCAAGCATCTCGGAAACCGTTGAAATATTACGTGGCCTGAAACCACATTATGAAGAACACCATAATGTTAAATATAGCCTGAATGCACTCAAATCAGCTGTTGAATTATCCAGTCGTTATATGATGGATCGTTTCCTGCCTGATAAAGCTATCGATGTGATTGATGAAGCGGGTGCTCATCGTAATATGAATAACAAAGATGGTAAGTCTAAAAACATCAATGTTAATGATATTGAAAATATTATCGCTAAACTGGCACGTATCCCGGCTAAAACCGTTTCTTCTTCAGATACGACGGTATTGAAGAATCTTAAACGTAACCTGAAACTGGTTGTATTTGGTCAGGATGAAGCCATCGACAATATGTCTAATGCGATAAAAATGTCACGCTCAGGTTTGGGTAATCCGGATCAGCCCGTTGGTTCATTTCTGTTTGCAGGCCCAACCGGGGTGGGTAAGACGGAAGTAACCAAGCAGCTCGCCAAAGTGATGGGCATTGAGTTTATACGTTTTGATATGTCTGAATACATGGAACGCCATACTGTTTCACGATTGATAGGCGCTCCACCGGGATATGTGGGTTTTGATCAGGGCGGTTTATTGACTGATTCTATCAATAAGCACCCTCATTCTGTATTACTGCTCGATGAGATTGAGAAGGCACATCCGGATGTATTTAATCTGTTATTACAGGTTATGGATCACGGTACGCTTACCGATACAAACGGCCGTAAGACGGATTTCCGTAATGTCATTCTGATTATGACAACCAATGCAGGGGCGCAGATGATTAGTCGTCGCTCAATGGGTTTCCATGAGCAGGATAACGCGACTGATGGTATGGAAGAGTTAAAGCGTATGTTTACGCCTGAATTCCGAAATCGCCTTGATGGCATTATTCAGTTCAAACCGCTGGATGAACGTACGATTAGCAATGTTGTGGATAAATTTATTATTCAACTCGAGCATCAACTTGAGCAGAAGAAAGTATCTATGCATGTTGATAATAAAGCGCGTAACTGGTTAGCTAAGAAAGGTTATGACCCTAAAATGGGTGCGAGACCAATGGCGCGTGTCATTCAGGAGCACTTAAAACGCGTGCTTGCAGATGAGCTTTTATTTGGAAAACTGGCGAAAGGCGGAGACGTTAAGGTTAGTTTGAATGCAGAAAGCGATGATTTACAGGTTGAGGTTCAGGAAAAGGAGACTGTAGAGAGTTAA